In Streptomyces sp. NBC_01381, the sequence CGTCACTCCGTTAGCCTGAAGGCACGATGAATCGGCTGACCACGTCATGGGGCGCGTACGACCTCACACGATTTCCCGAGGACCCTCGCGACCAGCTGCGGGCCTGGTCCGCGGCCGACGCCTATCTGCTGCGGCATCTCGCGGGCGAGACGGAGGAGGGGGCGCAGCCCGTCGACCTCTCCGGCACGGTGGCCGTCGTCGGCGACCGCTGGGGTGCGCTGACCACCGCGCTCGCCGGGCGCGGGCACGCGCCCACGCTGATCACCGACTCGTTCCTCGCGCACGAGGCGACGCGGGCCAACGTGGCGCGCGCCGGGCTCGCGCCGGAAGCGGTGCGGCTCTCGACGACCCGGGACACTCCGCCCGACCGCGTCGACGTCCTCCTGGTCCGCGTGCCGAAGAGCCTCGCGCTTCTCGAGGACCAGTTGCACCGGCTCGCCCCCGCCCTGCACGCGGGCACGGTCGTCGTCGGCGCGGGCATGGTGACCGAGATCCACACCTCCACCCTGGAGCTGTTCGAGCGGATCATCGGCCCCACGCGGACCTCCCTCGCCCGGCAGAAGGCGCGTCTCATCTTCTGTACGCCGGAGCAGCGGACCGGCGCCGGCTCCAGCCCCTGGCCGCGCAGTCATGTGTTGGACGGCGACTCCGGGGCGGGCTCGGGACTCACCGTGGTCAATCACGCGGGCGTCTTCTGCGCCGAACGCCTCGACATCGGCACCCGCTTCTTCCTGCGCCATCTGCCGACCGGCAAGGGTGGCGCGCACATCGTGGACCTGGGCTGCGGAAACGGCGTGCTCGGCACGGCCGCCACCGTCGCCGACCCTGAGGCCACGGTCACCTTCATCGACGAGTCCTACCAGGCCGTCGCGTCGGCGGAGGCCACCTTCCGGGCCAACGCCGAGGTGTCCACCAAGGCGGACTTCGTCGCGGGCGACGCGCTGGCGGCCGTGCCCGCCGGGTCGGTGGACTTCGTCCTCAACAACCCGCCCTTCCACAGCCACCAGGCGACCACCGGCGCGACCGCCTGGCGGATGTTCAGCGGGGCGCGCGCCGCGCTGCGCCCCGGCGGTGAACTGTGGGTCGTCGGCAACCGCCACCTCGGGTACCACGTGAAGCTGCGCAAGCTCTTCGGCAACTCCCAAGTCGTCGCCAGTGACCCGAAGTTCGTCGTCCTGCGCGCCGTGAAGGGTAACTCGGCACGGTGAGTGGCGAGTTGTTTCCCCGGACGCGGTCGGAGATCGCGCCCGGTGCCGTGCACGTGCCCGACTGGCTGTCGCTCGACGAGCAGCGGAACCTGGTCGCGTCGTGCCGGGAGTGGGCACGGCCACCGGCCGGTCTCAGGACGGTGAAGACGCCGGGCGGCGGCGTGATGACTGCCCGTCAGGTGGGGCTCGGCTGGCACTGGTTCCCTTACGGGTACGCGCGCACCGCGGTGGACGGCGACGGCGCCCCGGTGAAGCCGATGCCGTCGTGGGTCGCCTCGCTGGGGCGGGCGGCCGTGGCGGCCGCCTACGGCGATGGGGGCGGACTCGATGAGACGGCCGATGAGTACGACATCGCACTCATCAACTTCTACGACGCCGAGGCCCGCATGGGCATGCACCGAGACGCCGACGAGAAGTCGGCATCGCCGGTGGTCTCGCTCTCCCTCGGCGACTCCTGCGTCTTCCGCTTCGGCAACACGGAGACGCGGACGAAGCCGTACACGGACATCGAGCTGCGCAGCGGCGACCTGGTCGTCTTCGGGGGGCCTTCGCGGCTCGCCTATCACGGTGTGCCGCGGGTGTACGCCGAAACCGCCCCACCGGAGCTCGGTCTGACGGGGCGGCTGAACATCACGCTGCGGGTGAGCGGCCTGGAATGAATCAGGCTCGGGAATGACTCAGGCTCTGGAATGACTCAGGCGTCGAAGGCCGTCGCCCGCGTCACCGGCTCCCACGCGGCGATCTCCGCGCGCACCGCGTCGAGATGCCCGACGACCGCGTCCACCGCGTCGTCGCCCAGCGGAAGCCGCAGCGGCGTCGCGTCGGCGTCGAGTGCGGCGATGATCGCGGCGGCGGCCTTCGCCGGGTCGCCCGGCTGGTCACCGTCGCCGCCCGCGACCATCTTGCGGGTGGCGCCCGCCGTCTCAACGTAGTCCGGTATCTCGACGGCGCCCGCGCTGGTGTTGCCGAACAGGCTGGTGCGGAACGCGCCGGGCTCCACGATCAGGACCTTGATGCCCAGCGGCCCCACTTCCTGGGCCAGCGCCTCGGAGATCCCCTCCAGGGCGAACTTGGTGCCGCTGTACGCCGAGAACCCGGCGAACGACATCTGCCCGCCCATGCTGCTCATCTGCACGATCGCCCCGGAGCGGCGGGCCCGCATGTGCGGAAGGACGGCGCGGGCCAGCGCCGCGGGGCCGAAGACGTGCACATCGAACAGGGCCCGCAGCTCGGCGTCCGAGTCCTCCTCCAGGGCGCCGACATGGCTGCGGCCCGCGTTGTTCACCAGGACGTCGATCCGTCCGTGGCGGTCGATGACGTCCCGCACCGCGGCCTCGATGCCCGCCGTGTCGGTCACGTCGAGGGTGAGCGCCTCGACCTGGTCGGGGTGGGCGGCGACCAGGTCGTCCAGGGGCGCCACATTGCGGGCGGTCGCCACGACGACGCCGCCGGCGGCGACGGCCGCCTCGGTGATCGCCCGGCCGAAGCCGCTGTTCGCACCCGTCACGAGCCATACCTTCGTCATCACGAACTCCCTGGAAATGTAACGGACTTGGCTGCTCTTCTCGGTACGCGGATCAGCTTGCCGCCGGGGCGAGTGGCCCGTCCAAGACCTGACGTGATAGCTGATGGTTATGGACGTACACAGCAGGAACCTCCGCTACTTCGCCGCGGTGGCACAGGAGTTGCACTTCACGCGGGCCGCCGAGCGGCTCTTCGTCTCGCAGCCCGCGCTGAGCAAGCAGATACGCATGCTGGAACGGCAGCTGGGCGCGGACCTGTTCGTGCGGGACCGCCGAGGGGTGCGGCTCACGGCGGTGGGTTCCGCGCTCCTTCCGCACGCCCAACAGGTCCTGGAAGTCTGGGAGTCGGGCATGGCGGCGGTGGAACGCGCCAAGACGCAGGAGCGGGCCACGCTCGTGGTCGGCATGAGCACGCGGCCGGGCCGCGGCGGTCTCCTTCCGGCCGTCCGGTCCCGCTTCACCGAGGCGCATCCGGCGGCCACCATCCGGCTGCGGCAGGTGAGTTGGGAGGATCCGAGCGCGGGCCTCGCGGGCGGCCGGGCGGATGCCGCGTTCATCTGGCTGCCGCTGTCCGACATGGAGCGCTACGCATGGCTCGTGGTCGCCGAGGAGCCGCGCCACGTCGCCCTGCCGGAGGATCACCGCCTCGCGGCCCGCGACGAGATCGACTTCGCCGACCTCCTGGACGAACCGTTCCTCGCGCTGCCCGAGAGCGCGGGAGCGCTGCGCGACTACTGGCTCGCCCTGGACGCCCGCGAGGGCAGGCCGCCGCGGATCGGCGCCGAGATCGCCGGCACCGACGAGACGTACGAGGCGCTGGTGGACGGCCGCGGCGTCTGTCTGGTCGCCACCGGCAACGCGCCCCTGATCACCCTCGGCGGCGTCGTCACCCGCCCGGTCCGCGGCATCACCCCCAGCCGCTTCGCCCTGGCCTGGCGCGCGGACGACCGGCGTCCGCTGGTGCGGGCGTACGTCACGGCCTGCAAGGGAGCGCTCGGCCCGGCGGCCCCCGGGGGAGCGCGGAGCTGAAGTTCCCACGGAGCTGAAGTCTCCCGCCGATTTCCTCTTTCCTCGTCAGCACCGTTGACCCCGCCGTAACACGCCCTTACCGTTTCGGCGTTCGAGATTACAGATGACGTACGAAATATCGAACGTCGCGTGTGGGGAGGCCCGTTGATGGAGAGCAGGGTGCTGCGCAAGGCGGCATGGCGGCTGTTGCCGTTTCTCGGCCTGCTGTATGTGATCGCCTACATCGACCGCTCGAACGTGGGCTTCGCGAAACTGGAGCTCCAGGCCGAACTGGGCGTCAGCGCAACGGCGTTCACCCTCGGGCAGGTCTTCTTCTTCACCGCGTACGCCCTGTTTGAGGTGCCCAGTA encodes:
- a CDS encoding methyltransferase; the protein is MNRLTTSWGAYDLTRFPEDPRDQLRAWSAADAYLLRHLAGETEEGAQPVDLSGTVAVVGDRWGALTTALAGRGHAPTLITDSFLAHEATRANVARAGLAPEAVRLSTTRDTPPDRVDVLLVRVPKSLALLEDQLHRLAPALHAGTVVVGAGMVTEIHTSTLELFERIIGPTRTSLARQKARLIFCTPEQRTGAGSSPWPRSHVLDGDSGAGSGLTVVNHAGVFCAERLDIGTRFFLRHLPTGKGGAHIVDLGCGNGVLGTAATVADPEATVTFIDESYQAVASAEATFRANAEVSTKADFVAGDALAAVPAGSVDFVLNNPPFHSHQATTGATAWRMFSGARAALRPGGELWVVGNRHLGYHVKLRKLFGNSQVVASDPKFVVLRAVKGNSAR
- a CDS encoding alpha-ketoglutarate-dependent dioxygenase AlkB, with the translated sequence MSGELFPRTRSEIAPGAVHVPDWLSLDEQRNLVASCREWARPPAGLRTVKTPGGGVMTARQVGLGWHWFPYGYARTAVDGDGAPVKPMPSWVASLGRAAVAAAYGDGGGLDETADEYDIALINFYDAEARMGMHRDADEKSASPVVSLSLGDSCVFRFGNTETRTKPYTDIELRSGDLVVFGGPSRLAYHGVPRVYAETAPPELGLTGRLNITLRVSGLE
- a CDS encoding oxidoreductase, whose protein sequence is MTKVWLVTGANSGFGRAITEAAVAAGGVVVATARNVAPLDDLVAAHPDQVEALTLDVTDTAGIEAAVRDVIDRHGRIDVLVNNAGRSHVGALEEDSDAELRALFDVHVFGPAALARAVLPHMRARRSGAIVQMSSMGGQMSFAGFSAYSGTKFALEGISEALAQEVGPLGIKVLIVEPGAFRTSLFGNTSAGAVEIPDYVETAGATRKMVAGGDGDQPGDPAKAAAAIIAALDADATPLRLPLGDDAVDAVVGHLDAVRAEIAAWEPVTRATAFDA
- a CDS encoding LysR family transcriptional regulator, encoding MVMDVHSRNLRYFAAVAQELHFTRAAERLFVSQPALSKQIRMLERQLGADLFVRDRRGVRLTAVGSALLPHAQQVLEVWESGMAAVERAKTQERATLVVGMSTRPGRGGLLPAVRSRFTEAHPAATIRLRQVSWEDPSAGLAGGRADAAFIWLPLSDMERYAWLVVAEEPRHVALPEDHRLAARDEIDFADLLDEPFLALPESAGALRDYWLALDAREGRPPRIGAEIAGTDETYEALVDGRGVCLVATGNAPLITLGGVVTRPVRGITPSRFALAWRADDRRPLVRAYVTACKGALGPAAPGGARS